One part of the Lycorma delicatula isolate Av1 chromosome 7, ASM4794821v1, whole genome shotgun sequence genome encodes these proteins:
- the LOC142327262 gene encoding ADP-ribose pyrophosphatase, mitochondrial isoform X2: protein MLLFALLLINVYFTQISCEIRVYRRLETHYKCRNDYYPETNEQVIRRNVAEEEVSWDTEPFHPPYDPPTYTAKIVLNKPDWADPELDALWLDHKPTWNIHGGPYSRMCGAHVFIINNSCPLNPVGRTGLKGRGLLGRWGPNHAVHTIIGRWKRDKNKRMIHDVKTGKPLFQFIAVKRRDLDLWSIPGRFVEIKEKLLSTLQKCVFYEIFNNFKNYTNIEKNQCLTKMEKFLDDGLLIYKGYVDDPRNTDNAWVSTSAFLFFDHIGNITRNLHFVPGPNITEVKWMDAVDVFKMEFFANHEDFVKDAALDLHAFYPLNYFEKLALKKKKEQELEDENSVVSVKRLSETASSSSTEYQ from the exons ATGTTGTTATTTGCATTACTTCttataaatgtttactttacTCAA attagttGTGAAATAAGAGTATATAGAAGATTAGAGACTCACTATAAATGCCGAAATGATTATTATCCAGAAACAAATGAACAAGTAATTCGTCGTAACGTTGCCGAAGAAGAAGTCTCATGGGATACTGAACCGTTTCATCCACCATATGATCCACCAACATATACagctaaaattgttttaaataaaccagATTGGGCAGATCCAGAACTTGATGCCTTATGGTTAGATCATAAACCAACATGGAATATTCATGGTGGACCTTACAGTAGAATGTGTGGAGCTCATgtgtttatcattaataattcatGCCCTTTGAATCCTGTTGGAAGGACTGGTTTAAAAGGAAGAGGATTATTAGGTAGATGGGGGCCGAATCATGCAGTCCATACTATAATAGGAAGGtggaaaagagataaaaataaaagaatgattcaTGATGTAAAGACGGGTAAaccattatttcaatttattgcaGTAAAAAGGCGTGATTTAGATCTTTGGTCTATTCCAGGTAGATTTGTTGAAATTAAAGAGAAACTTTTATCAACTCTGCAGAAGtgtgttttttatgaaatatttaataattttaaaaattacacaaatattgaaaaaaatcagtgtcttaccaaaatggaaaaatttttagaTGATGGTCTTTTGATTTACAAAGGTTATGTAGATGATCCAAGAAATACAGATAACGCTTGGGTATCAacttcagcttttttattttttgatcatatTGGTAACATTACTAGAAATTTGCATTTTGTACCGGGTCCAAATATTACAGAAGTAAAATGGATGGATGCAGTTGATGtgtttaaaatggaattttttgcaAATCATGAAGATTTTGTTAAAGATGCTGCACTCGATTTACATGCTTTTTATCCattgaattattttgaaaaattagcgttaaaaaaaaaaaaagaacaagaattGGAAGATGAAAATTCTGTTGTTTCAGTTAAGAGATTATCAGAAACAGCATCTTCAAGTTCAACTGagtatcagtaa
- the LOC142327262 gene encoding ADP-ribose pyrophosphatase, mitochondrial isoform X1 has product MVSLSFLRVFVTHDFLKISCEIRVYRRLETHYKCRNDYYPETNEQVIRRNVAEEEVSWDTEPFHPPYDPPTYTAKIVLNKPDWADPELDALWLDHKPTWNIHGGPYSRMCGAHVFIINNSCPLNPVGRTGLKGRGLLGRWGPNHAVHTIIGRWKRDKNKRMIHDVKTGKPLFQFIAVKRRDLDLWSIPGRFVEIKEKLLSTLQKCVFYEIFNNFKNYTNIEKNQCLTKMEKFLDDGLLIYKGYVDDPRNTDNAWVSTSAFLFFDHIGNITRNLHFVPGPNITEVKWMDAVDVFKMEFFANHEDFVKDAALDLHAFYPLNYFEKLALKKKKEQELEDENSVVSVKRLSETASSSSTEYQ; this is encoded by the exons ATGGTGTCACTTTCATTTCTCAGGGTATTTGttacacatgattttttaaaG attagttGTGAAATAAGAGTATATAGAAGATTAGAGACTCACTATAAATGCCGAAATGATTATTATCCAGAAACAAATGAACAAGTAATTCGTCGTAACGTTGCCGAAGAAGAAGTCTCATGGGATACTGAACCGTTTCATCCACCATATGATCCACCAACATATACagctaaaattgttttaaataaaccagATTGGGCAGATCCAGAACTTGATGCCTTATGGTTAGATCATAAACCAACATGGAATATTCATGGTGGACCTTACAGTAGAATGTGTGGAGCTCATgtgtttatcattaataattcatGCCCTTTGAATCCTGTTGGAAGGACTGGTTTAAAAGGAAGAGGATTATTAGGTAGATGGGGGCCGAATCATGCAGTCCATACTATAATAGGAAGGtggaaaagagataaaaataaaagaatgattcaTGATGTAAAGACGGGTAAaccattatttcaatttattgcaGTAAAAAGGCGTGATTTAGATCTTTGGTCTATTCCAGGTAGATTTGTTGAAATTAAAGAGAAACTTTTATCAACTCTGCAGAAGtgtgttttttatgaaatatttaataattttaaaaattacacaaatattgaaaaaaatcagtgtcttaccaaaatggaaaaatttttagaTGATGGTCTTTTGATTTACAAAGGTTATGTAGATGATCCAAGAAATACAGATAACGCTTGGGTATCAacttcagcttttttattttttgatcatatTGGTAACATTACTAGAAATTTGCATTTTGTACCGGGTCCAAATATTACAGAAGTAAAATGGATGGATGCAGTTGATGtgtttaaaatggaattttttgcaAATCATGAAGATTTTGTTAAAGATGCTGCACTCGATTTACATGCTTTTTATCCattgaattattttgaaaaattagcgttaaaaaaaaaaaaagaacaagaattGGAAGATGAAAATTCTGTTGTTTCAGTTAAGAGATTATCAGAAACAGCATCTTCAAGTTCAACTGagtatcagtaa
- the LOC142327262 gene encoding ADP-ribose pyrophosphatase, mitochondrial isoform X6, with translation MCGAHVFIINNSCPLNPVGRTGLKGRGLLGRWGPNHAVHTIIGRWKRDKNKRMIHDVKTGKPLFQFIAVKRRDLDLWSIPGRFVEIKEKLLSTLQKCVFYEIFNNFKNYTNIEKNQCLTKMEKFLDDGLLIYKGYVDDPRNTDNAWVSTSAFLFFDHIGNITRNLHFVPGPNITEVKWMDAVDVFKMEFFANHEDFVKDAALDLHAFYPLNYFEKLALKKKKEQELEDENSVVSVKRLSETASSSSTEYQ, from the coding sequence ATGTGTGGAGCTCATgtgtttatcattaataattcatGCCCTTTGAATCCTGTTGGAAGGACTGGTTTAAAAGGAAGAGGATTATTAGGTAGATGGGGGCCGAATCATGCAGTCCATACTATAATAGGAAGGtggaaaagagataaaaataaaagaatgattcaTGATGTAAAGACGGGTAAaccattatttcaatttattgcaGTAAAAAGGCGTGATTTAGATCTTTGGTCTATTCCAGGTAGATTTGTTGAAATTAAAGAGAAACTTTTATCAACTCTGCAGAAGtgtgttttttatgaaatatttaataattttaaaaattacacaaatattgaaaaaaatcagtgtcttaccaaaatggaaaaatttttagaTGATGGTCTTTTGATTTACAAAGGTTATGTAGATGATCCAAGAAATACAGATAACGCTTGGGTATCAacttcagcttttttattttttgatcatatTGGTAACATTACTAGAAATTTGCATTTTGTACCGGGTCCAAATATTACAGAAGTAAAATGGATGGATGCAGTTGATGtgtttaaaatggaattttttgcaAATCATGAAGATTTTGTTAAAGATGCTGCACTCGATTTACATGCTTTTTATCCattgaattattttgaaaaattagcgttaaaaaaaaaaaaagaacaagaattGGAAGATGAAAATTCTGTTGTTTCAGTTAAGAGATTATCAGAAACAGCATCTTCAAGTTCAACTGagtatcagtaa